CCGAACTCGGGAAGGTCGACCTGACGTGACCAGCGCCGACCTTCCGGCGCTGGACGCCCACGTCCACATCACTCCCGACGTCACCCGAGACCAAATCACAGCCCTCGGCGACGCCGTCGTGTTCGCTATGACCCGAAGCCTCCACGAAGCTAGTCAGGTCAAGAACCGACGCGATCACTCGCTCATCTGGGGGCTCGGTATCCATCCGGCAGTCGCAACCGCCCGCGCCGCATGGGACCCGGAACGGTTCAAAGACCTCCTCCGTTCCTTCGCGCTAGTTGGCGAGGTCGGCCTGGACCGCCGCGGAGGCGACTGGGCTCGGCAGTGCTCCATCTTCCAAGACGTACTGACCATCGTGCGCAGCGGGCCCGTGCTGGTCTCCATTCACAGCTCCGGAGCGACAACCGAGGTCGTCCAGTACCTTACCGATGCCAAGACGCGCGGAGCGATCCTGCACTGGTTCAACGGAGATGACACCGATGTCAAGCGGGCGATCGACGTCGATGCATACTTTTCGGTCAACGCTGCAATGTCCGAAGATCAGATCCGACGACTTCCGCGGGACCGGGTTCTGTGCGAGACCGACTTTCCCGCACGCAAGGTGCGTTCCCGCAGGCCAGCCGACACAGGAAGCATCGAGTTACTGCTGAGTCAGGCCTGGGGTACAAGCTCACAAGAGGTTCGCGCAGCGACCTGGTGGAACTTGCGCACGCTCAGCGAGCGCTCCGGTGCCATCGACCGCCTACCCGAACCTGTCGCGGACACGCTCTTGTACTTATAGTTTCCTGAACCTCCGCATTCGAGGGAGCGGTGCGACGAAGACGCACACCTCGCTCGCGCAACAGTGACGCTAGCCGCTGCCGACTCACGCCGACTTCCGTGGCTATCGTGCGCAGCGTCTCACCGGCGGCGTATTGAGCCTCTGCCGAAAGGAGCACCTCACCGCTGACCCTTGCCTGCTGTCGGACGTGAGGCTCCTCGCGACGGACACCATGCCGCGCACGAAGACGGATCGCGCGGTGCATCAAACTCAAGCGGGCCAGCGGCGGGGCAAGTTTCGACAAGCCTCCCGCTAGGTCCACCATTGTGATGAGTCGGGACATATGTCCCAGATGAGTCACGGGATATGTCACTCAACGAGAGCCTGGCCATCGGCCAGGCTCTCGTTGTTTGTTTCTCCAGTAGCCGCGGTCGGGGTCGATGTCGTGGGTGGAGAGCACTTCGCCGGTGGTGAGGTGGGTGACGGTGACGGTGGTGTCGTCGGCGATCGCGAGGACGTATTCGAAGGCGTTGCGGCCGCCGCCGTGGTGGGTGGTGTAGACGCGGCCGTTGTCGGTGAGGGTGGACGCGGGTGGGCCGTGGCGTTCGATGTTCGCGAGGAAGCTGGGGACGACGTCGTCGCCGGTGACTGAGGTGTGGACGGTGCAGGAGAGCAGGTATCGGTCGTGGTCGTCGAGCCAGTTGAGGACGAACCGTCCCGAGATCTGCGCCGCTGCTATGCGGGGGAGCGGCGCTCTCCTGAGCGCGGCTGAGTAGGCAGGCTCGAACGCGTCGGGGCTGACCGTCCCGAGGCTAGCGTGGAGTCTGCGGGCGTTGTACAAGTTGACCAAGTCAGGGTAGCGAAGTCGATGATGGCGATCGTCTTGTGCTGGCCGTCGCGGAAGAGTTCCGTGTGCCCGCACTCGGCTTGGTAGATCTCGTTGATCGACTCCTTGAGCGCGATCTCGTGTGCGTTGCCGAGGGACCCAACGCATAAGGATCGGACACAAGCGGTGGTGGATCGAAACCGTGCCGATCGGCCAGCGACACGAAGAAGGCCGCTGCCGCCCGTGTATGGCGGGCGGCAGCGGCCGTCGCATCAGGATTGAACGCTATGAAGAGAGGCGATCAGGTTCGACGTCGCCCGACTCGAGTGTCGTGGTCGGGCCGGTGACGACATCCACGAGCGCGTTCTCGTGTCGCTGCGCCTCGAGCTGCTCGGCTTCGGCCCCGCCGATCGCCTCGCCGCGCGCGACGAGCCCGGCCTGATCCGAGAGCGGGATCTGCTTGAGGAACAGCGCGAGGATGAACGCGAGCGCGATGAACGGCAGCAGGTACCAGAACACGGGCGCAAGTGCGTCGGCGTAGGCCGAGATGATGCCCGTGCGCACGTCGTCGGGA
The Gulosibacter sediminis genome window above contains:
- a CDS encoding TatD family hydrolase, whose product is MTSADLPALDAHVHITPDVTRDQITALGDAVVFAMTRSLHEASQVKNRRDHSLIWGLGIHPAVATARAAWDPERFKDLLRSFALVGEVGLDRRGGDWARQCSIFQDVLTIVRSGPVLVSIHSSGATTEVVQYLTDAKTRGAILHWFNGDDTDVKRAIDVDAYFSVNAAMSEDQIRRLPRDRVLCETDFPARKVRSRRPADTGSIELLLSQAWGTSSQEVRAATWWNLRTLSERSGAIDRLPEPVADTLLYL